The Stenotrophomonas sp. BIO128-Bstrain region GGCACGGCAGAAGCGCTCGCCGAGCATCTCGCGCAGCGCCGGGCAGCCTTCCAGCCCGTCCAGCGCCTCGCCCAGCGAGCGTGGCAGGTCGTAGCCCAGCTCCTTGGCGCTGCCGCTGATCGGGGCGGTGGGCGAGCCCTGCTCGCGGATGCCCAGCAGCCCGGCGGCCAGGGTCGCGGCGATGGCCAGGTAAGGGTTGGCGTCCGAACCGGCGAACCGGCTTTCCACCCGCATGTTCTCCGGCGTATCCAGCGGCACCCGCAGCCCGCAGGTGCGGTTGTCGAAGCCCCAGTGCACGTTGCTCGGGGAGACCTCGCCGAACATCAGTCGGCGGTAGGAGTTCACGTTCGGCGCGAAGAACGCCATCGCCGCCGGCACGTACTTCTGCAGGCCGGCCAGGTAATGGCCGAACAGCGGACTGAAATCCTCACCACCGTGCTCACCACTGAACACATTGCTGCCATCGCTGATCCGCAGCAGGCTCTGGTGGATGTGCATCGCACTGCCCGGCTCATTCTCCATCGGCTTGGCCAGGAAGGTGGCATAGATGCCGTGGCGCATCGCCGACTCGCGCATGGTGCGCTTGAACAGGAACACCTGGTCGGCCAGGTCCATCGCATTGGCGTGGGTGAAGTTGACCTCCAGCTGCGCGGCGCCGGATTCGTGGATGAGCGTGTCCACGTCCAGCTTCATCGCGTCGCAGTAGTCGTACATCAGATCGAGGATCGGATCGAACTCGTTGACCGCGTCGATCGAGTACGACTGGCGCGCCGTCTCCGGGCGACCGGAACGGCCGGCCGGCGGCAAGAGTGGGAAATCCGGGTCGGTGTTCTTCTGGACCAGGAAGAACTCCAGCTCCGGGGCCACCACCGGGCGCAGGCCGAGCTCGGCATAGGCGTTGAGCACCCGGCGCAGCACGTTGCGTGGGGCCAGCTCGTGCGGCTCGCCGGTCTTGGTGAAACAGTCATGGATGACCTGCGCGGTGGGATCGGTTGCCCATGGCACCATGCGGACGGTGTCGGCATCCGGGCGCAGGATCATGTCCGAGTCCGAGGGCGAGGTCAGCTCGTAATAATCGTCCGGGAATTCGCCAGTGACGGTGGTGGCGAAGATGCCCTCCGGCAGGCGCGTGCCGTAATCGTGCGAGAACTTGTCGGCCGGAATGATCTTGCCGCGCGCGTTGCCGGTGATGTCCGGCACCAGGCACTCCACCTCCGTGATGCGCCGGTCCTTGAGCCAGCGCAGCAGCGTGCTCTCCTGCGGAACAGGCTTGGGGGCGGCTTTGCGCGAACGCGTTCGGGTGGTCATGACCGGTCTGCTGTAAGAGAGTTGCGGCGACAAGCATCGCCGAAAGCGTGAAAAATGCTGTGATAGAACCGATTGTCAGCCACCCGCCACTCAGGATGCCACTGCACCCCGAGCACGAAACGGTGCGCGGTACTGCGCGCCGCTTCGATCAGCCCATCCGCGGCGATGGCCTCGACCCGCAGCCCGTCGGCCAACCGGTCGATGCCCTGCCCGTGCACGGAATTGACCGTTGCCGTGGGCGCCCCGGCCCAGCTGGCCAGCCAACCGCCTTCGGACAGCTGCACCGCATGTGCAGGACCATACTGCACCTGGACCGCCGCCTGCGGGTCTTCGCGATGATCGCCCAGCCCCGGCACCTCGTGCACGCGCGGATGCAGGCTGCCGCCGAGCGCCACGTTCAATTCCTGGAAACCGCGACAGATCGCCAGCACCGGCAGATCGCGGGCCAGCGCTTCATACAACAAGGACAGCGCGTTCGCATCGCGCGCCGGGTCATGCCGATTGCCCGGCCAGCTCGGCGGCCCCGCATACAGATGCGGCTCGATGTTGCTTACCGCGCCGGTCAGCAGCAGGCCCTGCAGCCGGTCCAGCCAAGGCGCGGCCGGCAGCGGCGGTTGCAGGCTGGGCAACAGCACCGGGGTGACGCCGGCCGCCTCGACCAGCGCGCGGATGTACTTTTCACCGGCCGCCGCGAAGCGGTGATGGCCCAACATCGTGCTGTCGGTGGGCAGGCCGACCCAAAGGGGCGAGACCATGCGTCATGCTCGGATGACCTGCAACCACGTTACCCCTGCGCGCAGATCCCGCGCAACTCAGCGCCGCCTCGCCGGCGCGCGCCCCCTCACACGCCGGGCGCAGACGCTGCGACAGACTGCCCGCTGTCACGCGCCTCGGTTGCTGGCATCCTTTGTCCATGATTCCTGACCTGTCCATCGCCCGCCGGAGCCCGGCATGACCACCGCCGGCGAGGCGCACGCACCCAGCTGGTACGCCGACAGCGTGGCTGATGCCCCGCTGCGTGAGCCACTGGCCGGCGATCTGAACGCCGACGTCTGCGTGCTCGGCGCCGGTTACACCGGCCTCTCCGCCGCGCTCACCCTCGCCGAACGCGGGTATCGCGTGGTGCTGCTGGAGGCCCACCGGGTCGGCTGGGGGGCCTCAGGGCGCAACGGCGGCCAGGCCATCGTCGGCTACGGCTGCGAGGTGGACACGCTCGAGCATCTGGTCGGCGCCGAAGATGCGCGGGCGCTGTTCGAGTTCTCGCGCGACGGCATGCGCCTGCTGCGCGACCGCATCGCCCGCCACCAGATCGACTGCGACTGGCGCGACGGCCACGCCAGCGTGCCGATCAAGCCCCGCCAGGAGCGCATGCTGCGCGCCGGGCTGATCGATCTGGCCCAGCGCTACGACTATCCCCTGGAGTGGTGGGACCGCGCCCAGCTGCGCGGGCAACTGGACAGTCCGCGCTATCGCGGGGCCATGTTCGATCCTCACAGCGGCCACCTGCATCCGTTGGCCTACGCACAGGGCCTGGCCCGTGCCGCCGAGGCAGCCGGGGCGGTGATCCACGAGCAGTCGCCGGTACTGCAGTTGATCCGGGGGGCCCGGCCGCAACTGCGTACCGCACACGGCACGGTCAGCGCCGATCACGTGGTGATCGCCGGCAACGCCTGGCTGGAGGGCATCGCGCCCGAGCTGGAATCGCGGATCATGCCGGTCGGCACCTACATCGGCGCCAGCGCGGTCCTCGGGCAGGCGCGGGCGCAATCATTGATCCGCAACGACATGGCCGTGGCCGATGTCAGCTGGGCGCTGGACTATTTCCGACTGAGCCGCGACCACCGCCTGCTGTTCGGCGGCCAGGCCAGCTACTCCGCCCTGCCCCCGCCCGGCCTGCGCGGGGTGATGACCCGGCGCATGCGCGCGGTGTTCCCGCAGCTGGGCGACGTGGAGCTGGAGTACGTGTGGGGCGGCTATGTCGACATCACCCGCAACCGTGCCCCGCACTGGGGCCGGCTGACCCCGAATGTCTATTTCGCGCAGGGCTTTTCCGGCCACGGTGTTGCCGCTGCGGGCCTGGCGGGCCAGGTGCTGGCCGAGGCGATTGCCGGGCAGGCGGAGCGGCTGGACGTGTTCGAGCGCATCCCGCACCGCCCTTTCCCCGGCGGGCGCCTGCTGCGGACGCCGCTGCTGGTGGCGGCGATGTCCTGGTACAAGCTGCGCGATGCGTTGTGGTGAGGGTTCAAGGGGCCGGCATCCTGCGTGTTACAGAAACTGAACTGGCGCGAACCGGTGCCTGAGATCCGGCCGCGATCCCGCAATTGCACGATCGGCCTTCTGTCGATACCGTCAGCATGGAACGGATGCTCGTGCGGAATCGGCACTCGCCTTGGGATTTTCCACCGGCGAGATGGGAGGGGGTCGTGGGACTGCAGTGGTCGAACGAAGGTCTTCATCTGAATCTGCGTATCTAACCGGCCGGATGGATCCTTGCGGTGGTGTACGCCGTGGCCTGCTGGGGCGCTCGGAAAATATCCCTCGACCAGTTTTACCTGCCGGCCGGCGTGCGCGTTGCCGCACTGCTGATCTGCCCACCGCGACTGTGGCCTTACCTCCTCCTTGGGGAGTACGCCTACTTTGCGCAGATGCGCGTTCCGATGATCGGTAAGTATGGCTGGCTATGGGTCGTCCTTGGTTCGGCGTTCCTCATGCCCGCCGTGGCGATGATCGTTCGTCTACACCGCAGGATGATGGCAGGTACTACCGACATCTGGCTGGTGTCCGTCGCGATCGCTTCCGCCGCTGCAGCCACCACGATCAATATCACAGCATCGCACCTGCTATGGCCGATACCCCCCTCCATTCCGCCGCTGAGCAGCGCAGCCCGCATGTTTCTGGGCGATTTCATTGCCATCTTGACCGTCGCGTTGCCTGCGCTGCTCTGGACACGCCGGCGGAGCGAGCCAGAGTGGTCGAGGCGCTTCATGGTGCCCACCCTGGGCGCCATCGGGCTGACCCTTCTGCTCGGACTGTCGGCCACCGTGATGGCACCGGAAACCGCTGGTGCCAAGGCCAGCGTGCTGCTGTTGATGGCCCTGCCTGCGATTGCGCTCACGTGCATGCATGGATGGCGCGGAGCCGCCATCGGCGTTCCGCTGCTGAACCTGATCATCCACATGACGACGCCCAGTTCCGGCCATCCGGAATCCTTCGATGCGGAGACCTTCGCCACGCAGCAGAGCATGGCAGTGCTCAGCATCGCGCTCCTGGCACTGGGCTCGAGCATCAGCTATTACCGCCAGCAGTACAGGGCCCGCGCGCTGGCCGAAGAAGCGGCCCGGGCGCTAGCCAGAACGTCTCAGATCTCCACGGAAATGCACCTCAAAGAGCGCGCTCTTCATCTGAGGGAAATCGGCGATGGAATCGATGCTTCACTCAGCCAGGTGATGACATGGCTTCAGTCGCACGGTCACCACGACACCGCCATTGACCTGCTACGTGCATCGGCGAAGCACGCACGACAGTTCCGCGAACAGACCAGCCTCCTCTATCCAACCTCGCTTGAGCAGCTCGGCCTTTATCTGACCATGCAGACTGGCGGTCTTCGCCAGACCTGGGAAGAAACGCATCGCGTAACCCGTCCACGCCTCGCCGGCAATCCCTGTCATTTGAGTGTGGAACTGCAATTGGCGGCCTATCGCACGTTGAGTGATGCTGTGTCTCTTCTGCTGGGGCAGGAAACCGGTCAGCTCAGTATCCAGACACGCTGCGGCCGCGTGCGGGAGCAGCGCGGAATCGTCATGGTGGTGGCGTTGCTGGACAGAGGCCGCGCGCTCTCGTGGGCAACGACGGATCTGGCGCGTGAGCAGCTGACGGCACGCGTGCTTGCCCACGGCGGGAGAGTGCATTGCCGCCACAATCGCATCAGGATTCTGCTGAGGGAGACCGCCCTCCCCGTCCCGCAACGGAGTGAAACGCTGCTGCGCACGGGGTTCGCATAGCGGCTGCCCGAGCGGGCGACGGAATGTCCAGGCCTTCGGCGAACACGGACGGAACGTGTCGACCACCCCTAAAGTTACGCGTGAAACCGCCGCTACCAGTCCCGACCCACTCGGAACCGAGCGTACGCCTCATGCCGGCACTGTTGCAGGGCGCTGTCCTCAGCGACCCCGGTGATGCCCTGCCCCAGCGGATCCTGCTGGTGGAAAACTCGCGCACGTTCACCAGCATGCTGCGCGAGGCGATCGAGCAGCGGCTGGAGCTGCCGGTGTCGGTCGCGACCAGCCTGGCCGAGGCCGGGCGGTTGCTGGATGAGGAACAGGGTTGGTTCCTGGTCCTGACCGGCCTGGTGCTGGCCGATGGTGACCGCGATACCGTGGTGGACTACTTCCTCTCACGCGGGTTGCCCACGGTGGTGGTCAGCGGCGTCTACGACGAAGACCTGCGCAAACGGGTGCTGCAGCAGCAGATCATCGATTACGTGCTGAAGAACACGCCGGGCAGCATCGATTACCTGGTGTGGCTGGTACAGCGGCTGGAACGCAACCGGCGGATCGCCGCGGTGGTGGTGGATGATTCG contains the following coding sequences:
- a CDS encoding glutamine synthetase family protein produces the protein MTTRTRSRKAAPKPVPQESTLLRWLKDRRITEVECLVPDITGNARGKIIPADKFSHDYGTRLPEGIFATTVTGEFPDDYYELTSPSDSDMILRPDADTVRMVPWATDPTAQVIHDCFTKTGEPHELAPRNVLRRVLNAYAELGLRPVVAPELEFFLVQKNTDPDFPLLPPAGRSGRPETARQSYSIDAVNEFDPILDLMYDYCDAMKLDVDTLIHESGAAQLEVNFTHANAMDLADQVFLFKRTMRESAMRHGIYATFLAKPMENEPGSAMHIHQSLLRISDGSNVFSGEHGGEDFSPLFGHYLAGLQKYVPAAMAFFAPNVNSYRRLMFGEVSPSNVHWGFDNRTCGLRVPLDTPENMRVESRFAGSDANPYLAIAATLAAGLLGIREQGSPTAPISGSAKELGYDLPRSLGEALDGLEGCPALREMLGERFCRAYVSVKRKEYETFFRVISSWEREFLLLNV
- a CDS encoding gamma-glutamyl-gamma-aminobutyrate hydrolase family protein, with product MVSPLWVGLPTDSTMLGHHRFAAAGEKYIRALVEAAGVTPVLLPSLQPPLPAAPWLDRLQGLLLTGAVSNIEPHLYAGPPSWPGNRHDPARDANALSLLYEALARDLPVLAICRGFQELNVALGGSLHPRVHEVPGLGDHREDPQAAVQVQYGPAHAVQLSEGGWLASWAGAPTATVNSVHGQGIDRLADGLRVEAIAADGLIEAARSTAHRFVLGVQWHPEWRVADNRFYHSIFHAFGDACRRNSLTADRS
- a CDS encoding FAD-binding oxidoreductase, whose translation is MTTAGEAHAPSWYADSVADAPLREPLAGDLNADVCVLGAGYTGLSAALTLAERGYRVVLLEAHRVGWGASGRNGGQAIVGYGCEVDTLEHLVGAEDARALFEFSRDGMRLLRDRIARHQIDCDWRDGHASVPIKPRQERMLRAGLIDLAQRYDYPLEWWDRAQLRGQLDSPRYRGAMFDPHSGHLHPLAYAQGLARAAEAAGAVIHEQSPVLQLIRGARPQLRTAHGTVSADHVVIAGNAWLEGIAPELESRIMPVGTYIGASAVLGQARAQSLIRNDMAVADVSWALDYFRLSRDHRLLFGGQASYSALPPPGLRGVMTRRMRAVFPQLGDVELEYVWGGYVDITRNRAPHWGRLTPNVYFAQGFSGHGVAAAGLAGQVLAEAIAGQAERLDVFERIPHRPFPGGRLLRTPLLVAAMSWYKLRDALW
- a CDS encoding MASE1 domain-containing protein, whose amino-acid sequence is MYAVACWGARKISLDQFYLPAGVRVAALLICPPRLWPYLLLGEYAYFAQMRVPMIGKYGWLWVVLGSAFLMPAVAMIVRLHRRMMAGTTDIWLVSVAIASAAAATTINITASHLLWPIPPSIPPLSSAARMFLGDFIAILTVALPALLWTRRRSEPEWSRRFMVPTLGAIGLTLLLGLSATVMAPETAGAKASVLLLMALPAIALTCMHGWRGAAIGVPLLNLIIHMTTPSSGHPESFDAETFATQQSMAVLSIALLALGSSISYYRQQYRARALAEEAARALARTSQISTEMHLKERALHLREIGDGIDASLSQVMTWLQSHGHHDTAIDLLRASAKHARQFREQTSLLYPTSLEQLGLYLTMQTGGLRQTWEETHRVTRPRLAGNPCHLSVELQLAAYRTLSDAVSLLLGQETGQLSIQTRCGRVREQRGIVMVVALLDRGRALSWATTDLAREQLTARVLAHGGRVHCRHNRIRILLRETALPVPQRSETLLRTGFA